In the genome of Dermacentor silvarum isolate Dsil-2018 chromosome 1, BIME_Dsil_1.4, whole genome shotgun sequence, one region contains:
- the LOC119449937 gene encoding uncharacterized protein LOC119449937 gives MKLHMMLMAAVATSFALGQKVVYGPPVLDSSSQEGQTQQYQQQNQPFRQQQKQQQQQRQQRLTFKKNMAQAVLQKTDQDARCPNGRCQEVTCTAKRIVRLLRRRCILAPTGAAEKCLDNRCVRYILDKNGCNYEDLPTWIFDRETRSSRNFPAVCQDGTNSQISSAQSSAEALQTQVTQSQRYSTAQTKRSQAQLKQQPSLQYSEGQQKLLPSTAGAALDSAYNSAELRSLMLQSRISEPLAYSYGMMYPQVPLFFVYLAQPYDFTQGQYTTKESLQQYSPTASVASKGAMLKDLFGDKGLAVISEASMRKFSTPVPTWSSSRRVATDNQGQTKRRVTRDGGWHASEQTAVQSYQPFSTSSAGQEALQAQVKSAKLVKLAASSLSGATSAALSEAAAQQQTQQHVPGARDAAVSSGGFYRETKHQFSQVGAADTSASQQEETSSQSSQEEIAAQSSEAADVQQPLQEVSSVPAQSSLYSEQATGQQTASSSAWSGGVRHQKVAQLGGTKGGTKGMLRTVARTNAWTRNSLGYSG, from the exons ATGAAGCTCCATATGATGTTAATGGCTGCCGTAGCAACGTCTTTTGCTTTGG GTCAGAAAGTTGTCTACGGGCCACCCGTGCTCGACTCAAGTAGCCAAGAGGGGCAAACGCAGCAGTATCAGCAGCAGAATCAGCCTTTCAGGCAACAGCAaaaacagcaacagcagcagcggcagcagcgactCACGTTCAAAAAAAATATGGCTCAAGCAG TGCTACAGAAAACAGATCAAGATGCAAGATGCCCAAACG GTCGCTGCCAAGAGGTCACTTGTACAGCAAAGCGCATCGTGCGGCTACTACGACGACGTTGTATACTTGCACCGACAGGAGCAGCAGAAAAATGTCT AGATAACCGATGCGTTCGTTACATCCTCGATAAGAACGGCTGCAATTATGAAGACCTACCAACGTGGATTTTCGACCGTGAAACGAGGTCTTCGAGGAACTTTCCTGCTGTTTGTCAAGACG GAACTAACTCCCAAATTTCCAGCGCCCAATCGTCGGCGGAAGCACTGCAAACTCAGGTCACTCAGTCCCAACGCTACTCTACAGCCCAAACCAAAAGGTCCCAAGCTCAACTAAAGCAGCAGCCTAGTTTGCAGTACTCTGAGGGTCAGCAAAAACTACTGCCGTCAACAGCAGGAGCTGCTTTAGATTCCGCTTACAATAGCGCTGAACTCCGGTCGCTAATGCTACAAAGCCGGATTTCGGAACCATTGGCGTATAGCTATGGAATGATGTATCCACAAGTTCCATTGTTCTTTGTTTACTTGGCGCAGCCGTACGATTTCACGCAAGGGCAATACACGACAAAAGAATCATTGCAACAGTATTCGCCGACAGCATCGGTTGCCAGTAAAGGCGCCATGCTTAAGGACCTTTTCGGTGACAAAGGGTTGGCCGTTATAAGTGAAGCTAGCATGCGGAAATTCTCCACGCCCGTCCCGACTTGGTCTTCGAGCAGACGGGTGGCCACGGACAATCAAGGCCAGACAAAACGACGAGTGACAAGAGACGGAGGTTGGCATGCCAGCGAACAAACTGCGGTCCAGAGCTATCAGCCCTTCAGCACCTCGAGCGCAGGCCAGGAAGCACTGCAGGCTCAAGTCAAAAGTGCAAAGCTTGTTAAACTAGCGGCGTCAAGCCTATCAGGAGCAACCTCCGCAGCTCTCTCGGAAGCGGCAGCGCAGCAGCAAACCCAGCAGCACGTGCCCGGAGCGCGCGACGCCGCCGTTTCCTCCGGTGGCTTTTACCGCGAGACGAAGCACCAGTTCAGCCAGGTCGGTGCAGCAGACACGTCAGCGAGCCAACAAGAAGAGACCAGCTCACAGTCGTCGCAGGAAGAAATCGCTGCTCAGTCGAGCGAGGCAGCAGACGTGCAGCAACCTCTCCAAGAGGTGTCGAGCGTACCTGCGCAGTCGAGCCTGTACAGTGAGCAAGCTACTGGACAGCAAACTGCCTCGTCAAGTGCCTGGAGCGGAGGTGTCCGCCACCAGAAGGTGGCCCAACTGGGCGGTACGAAGGGAGGCACGAAGGGCATGCTACGCACAGTGGCGCGCACAAACGCGTGGACGCGAAACAGTCTGGGATATAGTGGGtag